A genomic stretch from Hoplias malabaricus isolate fHopMal1 chromosome 4, fHopMal1.hap1, whole genome shotgun sequence includes:
- the avpr1ab gene encoding arginine vasopressin receptor 1Ab, with the protein MRSEGTNGSAVLEATAAGNSTGDPFDPYGRNEDVARLEIGVLSATFLAAVTGNACVLLALRRANKKNSRVNLFIKHLSLADLVVAFFQVLPQLCWEVTFRFHGPDLLCRAVKHAQVLGMFASAYMLVMLTVDRYLAVCHPLETLRRRPARRARATIAATWLCSALLSAPQYFIFSLSEVHAGSGVYDCWGHFIEPWGTRAYVTWIAAGIFLVPVLALALCYGLICRSIWRNVKGKACTTGRGVGGGGKVAVGRGGLVGGARVSGASTISRAKLRTVKMTFVIVLAYVICWAPFFVVQMWSVWDDEFSWHDSENTAVTLSALLASLNSCCNPWIYMLFSGHLLHDFLRCLPCWKPGRSARSGSDGSVRRTTAVSKVPPTRTPTNVSDSWKEPCNSRKSSQTVVLDFPRRASHTIPLET; encoded by the exons ATGCGCTCCGAGGGCACTAACGGCAGCGCGGTGCTGGAGGCCACAGCGGCGGGGAACAGCACCGGGGATCCGTTCGATCCGTACGGACGCAACGAGGACGTGGCCAGGCTGGAGATCGGCGTCCTGAGTGCCACGTTTCTGGCGGCGGTGACGGGAAACGCGTGCGTGCTGCTGGCTCTGCGGCGTGCCAACAAGAAGAACTCGCGCGTTAACCTGTTCATCAAACACCTGAGTCTCGCGGACCTCGTGGTGGCCTTCTTCCAG GTCTTGCCGCAGCTGTGCTGGGAGGTGACGTTCCGCTTCCACGGGCCAGACCTGCTGTGTCGGGCAGTGAAGCATGCGCAGGTGTTGGGCATGTTTGCGTCCGCCTACATGCTCGTGATGCTGACGGTGGACCGCTACCTGGCCGTGTGCCACCCCCTCGAGACGCTGCGGCGGCGGCCGGCGAGACGAGCACGTGCCACCATCGCAGCCACATGGCTGTGCAGTGCACTGCTGAGTGCCCCCCAGTACTTCATCTTCTCGCTGAGCGAGGTACATGCCGGCTCAGGGGTCTACGACTGCTGGGGTCACTTCATCGAGCCATGGGGCACCCGTGCCTACGTCACGTGGATCGCTGCGGGCATCTTCCTGGTACCCGTGCTGGCGCTTGCACTCTGCTATGGCCTCATCTGCCGTAGCATCTGGAGGAACGTGAAGGGCAAGGCGTGCACCACTGGACGAggtgttggaggaggaggaaaagtaGCGGTAGGGCGTGGGGGTCTTGTGGGAGGGGCCCGGGTCAGCGGCGCGTCCACCATCTCACGCGCCAAGCTCAGGACGGTGAAGATGACTTTTGTGATCGTGCTGGCCTATGTCATTTGCTGGGCGCCGTTCTTTGTGGTGCAGATGTGGTCCGTGTGGGACGACGAGTTCTCGTGGCACG ACTCTGAGAACACAGCAGTAACCCTCTCAGCTCTGCTGGCAAGTCTCAACAGCTGCTGCAATCCCTGGATCTACATGCTATTCAGTGGTCACCTCCTTCACGACTTCCTGCGCTGTCTACCGTGCTGGAAGCCTGGCCGCTCTGCCCGGTCCGGCTCAGATGGCAGCGTGCGGAGGACCACCGCTGTGAGCAAAGTGCCTCCCACCCGGACTCCCACAAATGTCTCTGATTCATGGAAGGAACCGTGCAACTCCCGCAAGTCCAGTCAGACCGTGGTGCTGGACTTCCCTCGCAGAGCCAGCCATACCATCCCACTGGAAACCTAG